Proteins encoded within one genomic window of Bacillus thuringiensis:
- a CDS encoding rhodanese-like domain-containing protein yields MTEVKTITTEEVQERLENGETLFLVDVREDEEVAAGKIPEAVHIKMGDIPNKVDFFDKENEYIFICRSGMRSENVCHYLNEQGFKTVNMVGGMLQYEGETK; encoded by the coding sequence ATGACAGAAGTTAAAACAATTACAACAGAAGAAGTGCAAGAGCGTTTAGAAAATGGAGAAACGTTATTTTTAGTAGACGTAAGAGAAGATGAAGAAGTAGCAGCAGGAAAGATTCCAGAAGCTGTACATATTAAAATGGGCGATATCCCAAATAAAGTAGATTTCTTTGATAAAGAGAATGAATATATCTTTATTTGTCGTTCGGGAATGCGCAGTGAAAATGTATGCCATTATTTAAATGAACAAGGATTTAAAACAGTAAATATGGTTGGCGGAATGCTTCAATATGAAGGTGAAACGAAATAG
- a CDS encoding HAD family hydrolase: MTNEKGLDKGYELVAKMHEEFGHPVTNTPTKLTEARAKIRASFMQEELEEFLEATTVEDQYDALIDLIYFAFGTFAEMGVRPDKGFEIVNNANMAKLFPDGKPRFREGDGKILKPEGWQAPEPQLRAEIERQRQEAEKNC; encoded by the coding sequence ATGACAAACGAAAAAGGTTTAGATAAAGGATACGAACTTGTTGCAAAAATGCATGAAGAGTTCGGACATCCTGTGACAAATACTCCAACAAAACTAACAGAAGCGCGCGCAAAAATTCGTGCTAGCTTTATGCAAGAAGAGCTAGAAGAATTTCTAGAAGCAACGACTGTTGAAGATCAATATGATGCACTAATTGACCTTATTTACTTTGCATTCGGCACGTTTGCCGAAATGGGCGTACGTCCTGATAAAGGATTTGAAATTGTAAATAACGCAAACATGGCAAAGCTATTCCCTGATGGAAAACCTCGCTTCCGCGAAGGCGACGGCAAAATTCTAAAACCAGAAGGCTGGCAAGCTCCAGAGCCACAACTTCGTGCTGAAATCGAACGCCAGCGCCAAGAAGCTGAAAAAAACTGCTAG
- a CDS encoding spore germination protein produces MGINLRKVKIINNTGAVNVGDCYDISPLAVAKIYAGAGGSSAAIFLNGKRQPEAVIRTSVFLPPLATSTRTLGS; encoded by the coding sequence ATGGGGATTAACTTGCGGAAAGTAAAAATTATTAATAATACAGGGGCTGTTAATGTCGGCGATTGTTATGATATCTCACCTTTAGCTGTAGCAAAAATATATGCAGGTGCTGGAGGGTCGAGTGCGGCTATTTTTTTAAATGGGAAAAGACAACCAGAAGCGGTAATTAGAACATCAGTGTTTCTTCCGCCATTAGCAACGAGTACACGTACATTAGGTTCATAG
- a CDS encoding GNAT family N-acetyltransferase yields the protein MKNVKKASINDLDSIVHIDIDVIGNDSRRNYIKHTIDEGRCIVVKEDNSISGFLTYDTNFFGCIFLSLIIISPEKRRRGYASSLLSYMLSHSPTQKIFSSTNESNESMQKVFSANGFIRSGIIENLDEGDPEIIFYTKKLRA from the coding sequence TTGAAGAACGTAAAAAAAGCTTCTATTAATGATTTAGATTCAATCGTACATATAGATATTGATGTAATCGGAAATGATAGTAGACGAAATTATATTAAGCACACTATTGACGAAGGCAGATGCATCGTTGTAAAAGAAGATAATTCTATTTCCGGTTTTCTAACATACGATACGAATTTCTTTGGTTGTATTTTCCTCTCATTAATCATTATTTCGCCAGAAAAAAGAAGGCGAGGCTATGCAAGCTCGTTACTCTCATATATGTTAAGTCATTCTCCTACTCAAAAAATATTTTCTTCAACGAACGAATCAAATGAAAGTATGCAAAAAGTTTTTAGTGCAAACGGTTTTATACGCAGTGGCATAATTGAAAATTTAGATGAAGGTGACCCCGAGATTATTTTCTACACAAAAAAGCTCAGAGCATAA
- a CDS encoding MDR family MFS transporter produces the protein MPRKVWLLVAGMIINVTGASFLWPFNTIYLHDHLGKSLSVAGMVLMINSLTGVIGNLLGGVLFDKWGGYKSTLVGIVITLVSILGLVFFHGWPLYVVWLALIGFGSGMVFPSMYAMVGTVWPEGGRRAFNAMYVGQNVGIAIGTACGGLVASYRFDYIFLANFILYFVFFLIAFIGFRGMEDKKEPGVQKEIETKKGWSLTPGFKALLIVCVAYALCWVTYVQWQGAIATHMQQLNISLRHYSLLWTINGAMIVCAQPLVSMLIRWMKRSLKQQIMIGIIIFAASFIVLSQAQQFTMFLVAMVTLTIGELFVWPAVPTIANILAPKDKLGFYQGVVNSAATVGKMFGPVVGGAIVDLYNMEVLFIVIMVMLVVALIATSIYDRRVKVEETVEEKIAV, from the coding sequence ATGCCAAGGAAAGTATGGCTATTAGTAGCTGGGATGATTATTAATGTCACGGGTGCTTCTTTTTTATGGCCTTTTAATACAATTTATTTGCATGATCACCTAGGAAAATCTTTATCTGTGGCCGGAATGGTATTAATGATCAACTCGCTTACTGGTGTAATCGGAAACTTGCTCGGCGGTGTTTTATTTGATAAATGGGGCGGCTATAAATCAACTCTAGTAGGGATTGTCATTACACTCGTATCGATTTTAGGTCTTGTGTTCTTCCACGGTTGGCCTTTATACGTTGTGTGGCTAGCGTTAATCGGATTTGGTTCTGGAATGGTCTTCCCATCGATGTATGCGATGGTTGGTACGGTTTGGCCAGAGGGCGGAAGAAGAGCATTTAATGCGATGTATGTTGGACAAAACGTTGGTATTGCGATCGGAACAGCGTGCGGTGGATTAGTTGCGTCTTATCGTTTTGATTATATTTTCTTAGCGAACTTTATTTTATACTTTGTTTTCTTCTTAATTGCTTTTATTGGATTCCGTGGTATGGAAGACAAGAAAGAGCCAGGAGTGCAAAAAGAAATCGAAACGAAAAAAGGTTGGTCGCTTACACCTGGATTCAAAGCACTTCTTATCGTATGTGTAGCATATGCTTTATGCTGGGTTACATACGTACAGTGGCAAGGGGCGATTGCAACGCATATGCAACAATTAAACATTAGTCTTCGTCACTATAGTTTATTGTGGACGATAAACGGAGCGATGATTGTTTGTGCGCAGCCGCTAGTTAGTATGTTAATTCGCTGGATGAAGCGTTCTTTAAAACAACAAATTATGATTGGAATCATCATTTTTGCGGCGTCATTCATTGTATTAAGTCAAGCGCAGCAATTTACGATGTTCCTCGTTGCGATGGTAACATTAACAATTGGTGAATTATTTGTATGGCCAGCAGTTCCAACAATTGCAAATATACTTGCGCCAAAAGATAAGTTAGGGTTTTATCAAGGTGTTGTAAATAGTGCGGCGACTGTAGGGAAAATGTTCGGGCCAGTCGTTGGCGGAGCAATTGTTGATTTATACAATATGGAAGTATTGTTTATAGTAATCATGGTAATGCTTGTAGTAGCGCTTATAGCAACGAGCATTTATGATAGACGAGTAAAAGTAGAAGAAACAGTTGAAGAAAAAATTGCAGTTTAG
- a CDS encoding alpha/beta fold hydrolase, whose protein sequence is MQFVKKEKFALKEFTFENGRTIPVQMGYETYGTLNRERSNTILVCHYFSATSHAAGKYTAHDEESGWWDGLIGPGKAIDTNKYFVICTDNLCNVQVKNPYVITTGPKSINPKTGDEYVMDFPVFTFLDVARMQYELIKDMGIVRLHAVMGPSAGGMIAQQWAVHYPHMVERMIGVITNPQNPIITSVNVAQNAIEAIQLDPSWKGGKYGEVQPMKGLHLANRMMFMNAFDEHFYEITFPRNSIEKESYETFSALTSFEKEINKVTNRSIDLVDANSWMYTAKAVLLHDIAHGFSSLEEALSNIEANVLMIPCKQDLLQPSRYNYKMVDMLQKQGKYAEVYEIESINGHMAGAFDIHLFEKKVYEFLNRKVSSFV, encoded by the coding sequence GTGCAATTTGTAAAAAAAGAGAAGTTTGCTTTAAAGGAGTTTACATTTGAAAATGGTAGGACAATTCCTGTTCAAATGGGGTATGAGACGTATGGTACTTTAAATAGAGAAAGATCAAATACGATTTTGGTTTGTCATTATTTTAGTGCAACTAGTCACGCAGCAGGAAAATATACAGCGCATGATGAGGAGTCTGGTTGGTGGGATGGTTTAATTGGACCGGGAAAAGCAATTGATACAAATAAATACTTTGTTATATGTACTGATAATCTTTGTAATGTGCAGGTGAAGAACCCTTATGTAATTACAACGGGACCGAAATCGATTAATCCAAAAACTGGAGATGAATATGTGATGGACTTTCCGGTTTTTACATTTCTTGATGTAGCTCGTATGCAATATGAGTTAATAAAAGATATGGGAATCGTAAGGCTACATGCTGTAATGGGACCGTCAGCTGGCGGGATGATTGCGCAGCAATGGGCTGTTCATTATCCTCATATGGTAGAGCGGATGATTGGTGTGATTACGAATCCGCAAAATCCAATTATTACATCGGTAAATGTAGCGCAAAACGCAATTGAGGCTATTCAACTGGATCCAAGTTGGAAGGGCGGAAAATATGGAGAAGTGCAGCCAATGAAGGGGCTTCATTTAGCAAATAGAATGATGTTTATGAACGCGTTTGATGAGCATTTTTATGAAATAACATTTCCTCGTAATAGTATAGAGAAAGAATCTTATGAAACATTTTCTGCATTAACATCATTTGAGAAAGAAATTAACAAAGTGACAAATAGAAGTATAGATTTAGTAGATGCAAATTCATGGATGTACACTGCGAAAGCAGTTTTATTACATGATATTGCGCATGGATTTTCGTCTTTAGAAGAGGCACTGTCTAATATAGAAGCAAATGTACTTATGATTCCGTGTAAACAAGATTTGCTTCAGCCGTCACGTTATAATTATAAAATGGTAGACATGTTGCAAAAACAAGGGAAGTATGCGGAAGTATATGAGATAGAAAGTATAAATGGGCATATGGCGGGAGCATTTGATATTCATTTATTTGAAAAGAAAGTTTATGAGTTTTTAAATCGGAAAGTGTCTAGTTTTGTGTAG
- the leuS gene encoding leucine--tRNA ligase, translating into MSFNHQDIEKKWQGYWEENKTFRTPDETEKPKFYALDMFPYPSGAGLHVGHPEGYTATDILSRMKRMQGYNVLHPMGWDAFGLPAEQYALDTGNSPAEFTELNINTFRNQIKSLGFSYDWDREVNTTDPNYYKWTQWIFLKLFEKGLAYVDEVPVNWCPALGTVLANEEIIDGKSERGGHPVERRPMRQWMLKITAYGDRLLEDLDELDWPESLKDMQRNWIGRSEGAEVHFNIDGTDEKFTVFTTRPDTLFGASYCVLAPEHALVADITTAEQKEAVEAYINSVKMKSDLERTELAKEKTGVFTGAYAVNPVNGEKLPIWIADYVLATYGTGAVMAVPAHDERDYEFASTFNLPMKEVVKGGDITKEAYTGDGAHVNSAFLDGLNKEEAIAKMIEWLEATSAGNQKVTYRLRDWLFSRQRYWGEPIPVIHWEDGTMTAVKEEELPLVLPKTENIRPSGTGESPLANIDEWVNVVDPETGKKGRRETNTMPQWAGSCWYYLRYIDPNNSEALVDPEKVKQWLPVDIYIGGAEHAVLHLLYARFWHKVLYDIGVVPTKEPFQQLFNQGMILGENNEKMSKSKGNVVNPDDIVASHGADTLRLYEMFMGPLDASIAWSENGLDGARRFLDRVWRLFIQDNGGLSEKITDAPNKELEKAYHQTVKKVTEDYAELRFNTAISQMMVFINDAYKAETLPKEYVEGFVKMIAPVAPHIGEELWSKLGYNETITYASWPTFDEAKLVEDEVEIVVQVMGKVRAKLTMSKDASKEEMEQLALEAIQDQIEGKTVRKVVVVPGKLVNVVAN; encoded by the coding sequence ATGAGCTTTAATCATCAAGACATTGAGAAGAAGTGGCAAGGGTACTGGGAAGAGAATAAAACATTCCGTACGCCAGATGAGACAGAAAAACCAAAATTTTATGCACTAGATATGTTCCCATATCCATCAGGTGCAGGCCTACACGTAGGACATCCAGAAGGTTATACAGCGACAGATATTTTATCTCGTATGAAGCGTATGCAAGGATATAACGTTCTTCATCCAATGGGATGGGATGCATTCGGTCTTCCAGCAGAGCAATATGCACTTGATACTGGAAACAGCCCAGCTGAATTTACAGAGCTTAATATTAATACGTTCCGTAATCAAATTAAATCATTAGGTTTCTCTTACGATTGGGACCGTGAAGTAAATACAACAGATCCAAACTACTATAAGTGGACACAATGGATCTTCCTGAAATTATTTGAAAAAGGTTTAGCTTACGTTGATGAAGTACCTGTAAACTGGTGTCCAGCACTTGGTACAGTACTTGCGAATGAAGAGATCATTGATGGTAAGAGTGAGCGCGGTGGACATCCAGTTGAGCGTCGTCCGATGAGACAGTGGATGTTAAAAATTACAGCTTACGGAGATCGTCTATTAGAAGATCTAGATGAGCTGGATTGGCCAGAAAGCTTAAAAGATATGCAACGTAACTGGATCGGTCGTTCTGAAGGTGCAGAAGTACACTTCAACATCGATGGTACAGATGAGAAATTCACAGTTTTCACAACGCGTCCTGATACATTATTTGGCGCAAGCTACTGTGTACTTGCTCCAGAACATGCACTTGTTGCTGACATTACAACTGCTGAGCAAAAAGAAGCTGTAGAAGCTTACATTAATTCTGTAAAAATGAAGAGTGATTTAGAGCGTACAGAACTTGCGAAAGAGAAAACTGGTGTATTCACTGGTGCTTACGCAGTTAACCCAGTAAATGGTGAGAAATTGCCAATCTGGATCGCTGATTACGTTCTTGCAACTTACGGAACAGGTGCTGTAATGGCAGTTCCAGCTCACGATGAGCGTGACTATGAATTCGCATCAACGTTCAACCTTCCAATGAAGGAAGTTGTAAAAGGCGGAGACATTACGAAAGAAGCATACACAGGTGATGGTGCTCACGTAAACTCAGCATTCCTTGATGGATTAAATAAAGAAGAAGCAATCGCAAAAATGATTGAATGGCTTGAAGCAACGAGTGCAGGAAATCAAAAAGTAACGTACCGTCTACGTGACTGGTTATTCAGCCGTCAACGTTACTGGGGTGAGCCAATTCCAGTTATTCACTGGGAAGATGGCACAATGACAGCTGTGAAAGAAGAAGAATTACCATTAGTTCTTCCGAAAACAGAAAACATCCGTCCTTCAGGTACAGGTGAATCACCACTTGCTAACATTGACGAGTGGGTAAATGTTGTTGATCCTGAGACTGGTAAAAAAGGTCGTCGTGAAACGAATACAATGCCACAATGGGCTGGTAGCTGCTGGTATTACCTACGTTACATCGATCCAAACAACAGCGAAGCACTTGTAGATCCTGAAAAAGTAAAACAATGGCTTCCAGTTGATATTTATATCGGCGGAGCAGAGCATGCTGTACTTCACTTACTATATGCTCGTTTCTGGCATAAAGTATTATACGATATCGGTGTAGTTCCAACGAAAGAGCCATTCCAACAATTATTCAACCAAGGTATGATTCTAGGTGAAAACAACGAGAAAATGAGTAAATCAAAAGGTAACGTTGTAAACCCTGATGATATCGTAGCAAGCCATGGTGCAGATACACTTCGTCTATACGAAATGTTCATGGGACCATTAGATGCTTCAATCGCTTGGTCTGAAAATGGTCTTGACGGAGCGCGTCGTTTCCTAGACCGCGTATGGCGCCTATTCATTCAAGATAACGGTGGATTAAGCGAGAAAATTACTGATGCACCAAATAAAGAGCTTGAAAAAGCTTACCACCAAACAGTGAAGAAAGTAACAGAAGACTATGCAGAGCTTCGCTTCAACACAGCGATTTCTCAAATGATGGTATTCATCAACGATGCATACAAAGCTGAAACACTTCCGAAAGAATATGTAGAAGGTTTCGTAAAAATGATTGCACCAGTTGCACCTCACATTGGGGAAGAGCTATGGAGCAAGCTTGGTTACAATGAAACAATCACATATGCAAGCTGGCCAACATTTGATGAGGCTAAACTTGTAGAAGATGAAGTTGAAATTGTTGTTCAAGTTATGGGTAAAGTTCGCGCAAAACTAACAATGAGTAAAGATGCATCAAAAGAAGAAATGGAACAACTTGCACTTGAAGCAATTCAAGACCAAATTGAAGGGAAAACAGTTCGTAAAGTAGTTGTTGTTCCTGGAAAACTTGTTAACGTTGTTGCAAACTAA
- a CDS encoding spore germination protein, which yields MSKVQEKYQISPIFVFFLIHGAQFGAGVLGFARIIAKAAGYDGWIGVLITGLCIHLLIWMMYFLLKETNGNLIDLQRQTFGKWIGNVFNIIFAAYFLIVSISVIRTYVEIIQVWMFPTASTFMLTLFLCLVSYYIISSGFRVITGICVISVGGTLGYLFLSLFVLKYSHWENLLPIFTHSFSDILKSAQLSIYSMTGFEIYLMVYPFVKKPMQSHKYAQLGALFSNLLYLFSTLLAFAFFSEKQLLKTIWAQLSMTQVIQLPFIERLEYIAISGYALVIISSFILPLWASMRATHEIFRVKQRGILIAFILITLIVSQLLTNRQDINNFISNASKVSFWLVYVYIPILFIIVWVKRKWKKSKAN from the coding sequence ATGAGTAAAGTTCAAGAAAAATATCAAATATCTCCTATCTTCGTTTTCTTCTTAATTCACGGTGCACAGTTCGGTGCTGGCGTTCTCGGCTTCGCTCGAATCATCGCAAAGGCCGCTGGATACGACGGATGGATAGGCGTTCTAATCACAGGACTCTGTATCCATCTCCTTATATGGATGATGTATTTTTTATTAAAAGAAACAAACGGAAATTTAATTGATTTACAAAGGCAAACGTTTGGAAAGTGGATAGGGAATGTCTTTAATATCATCTTTGCAGCTTATTTTTTAATCGTCAGTATTTCGGTTATTCGAACGTATGTAGAAATTATTCAAGTATGGATGTTTCCTACCGCTTCCACCTTTATGTTAACACTCTTTTTGTGCTTAGTTAGCTATTACATTATCTCTTCTGGATTTCGTGTAATTACCGGTATTTGCGTCATCTCTGTTGGTGGTACATTAGGATATTTATTTCTAAGCTTATTCGTTTTGAAATATTCACATTGGGAGAATTTACTACCTATATTCACCCATTCTTTTTCAGACATTTTAAAATCCGCTCAACTATCAATCTACAGTATGACCGGTTTTGAGATTTACCTCATGGTGTATCCATTTGTGAAAAAGCCTATGCAATCTCATAAATACGCTCAGCTTGGAGCACTATTTTCAAATCTTCTATATTTATTTAGCACCCTTTTAGCCTTTGCATTTTTTAGTGAAAAACAATTGTTAAAAACGATATGGGCCCAACTTTCTATGACCCAAGTCATTCAATTACCATTTATAGAAAGACTCGAATATATCGCAATTTCAGGCTATGCACTCGTTATTATTTCAAGTTTTATCCTCCCTTTATGGGCGTCAATGAGAGCAACTCACGAAATATTCCGTGTAAAACAAAGAGGTATTTTAATCGCCTTTATCCTTATCACTCTCATTGTTTCGCAACTTTTAACAAACAGACAAGATATTAATAACTTTATTAGTAATGCATCGAAGGTTAGTTTTTGGCTCGTTTACGTATACATCCCAATCCTATTTATTATTGTGTGGGTGAAAAGAAAATGGAAAAAATCAAAAGCAAATTAA
- the gerHC gene encoding spore germination protein GerHC, which produces MEKIKSKLILISCITFFSLTGCLQKNIIDDVQLIQGTVFDTAKDNKVKVTFVCPIQKKGNKVQVFEGTANAVKQVKANTSLESSQPFASGQMRVALYTIKLAKKGMSTSFDTLLRDVNIGNALYVGLLEGNGTELLKGKYSTSYNVAIYIKKLLEHNMETGPLPTDNLHVGAFRYYQEGQDYYIPILKKHGDKIKITGIGLFKKDKYIGKIAEKDMFIFKGLLEKHKLDSHEFKTDSAYVMINNIRSVPTYDIKIKNGKPSFFINVRLDARIQELSKAINLENNKNTKNIEKDVQKQLDKQAAKLIKQLKSLGVDPLGLGAKYKHHYRPFKLEEWRQMYKDVPVHIKYTVNITNSGVIE; this is translated from the coding sequence ATGGAAAAAATCAAAAGCAAATTAATACTTATTTCTTGTATAACATTTTTCAGTTTAACTGGATGTTTACAAAAAAATATTATCGATGATGTACAACTTATTCAAGGAACCGTTTTTGATACAGCAAAAGATAATAAAGTAAAAGTAACATTCGTTTGTCCGATTCAGAAAAAGGGAAATAAAGTTCAAGTTTTTGAAGGCACCGCAAATGCGGTAAAACAAGTAAAAGCAAACACATCGTTAGAGTCTTCTCAACCTTTTGCTAGCGGACAAATGCGTGTTGCTCTATATACGATAAAACTTGCGAAGAAAGGAATGTCTACTTCATTCGATACATTACTTCGAGATGTAAACATAGGGAACGCTTTATATGTTGGTTTATTAGAGGGGAATGGTACTGAACTTTTAAAAGGCAAATATTCGACTTCATACAACGTTGCAATTTATATAAAAAAGTTGCTAGAACATAATATGGAGACCGGTCCTTTACCAACTGATAATCTGCATGTAGGAGCATTCCGTTATTATCAAGAAGGGCAAGACTACTATATTCCCATTCTAAAGAAACATGGTGATAAAATAAAAATTACCGGAATTGGCCTTTTTAAAAAGGATAAATATATCGGTAAAATTGCGGAAAAAGATATGTTCATATTTAAAGGACTATTAGAGAAACATAAATTAGATTCACATGAATTTAAAACAGATTCTGCGTACGTAATGATTAATAATATTCGTTCTGTTCCAACTTACGATATAAAAATTAAAAACGGGAAGCCTTCCTTTTTCATTAACGTTCGTCTTGATGCACGTATTCAAGAACTATCGAAAGCAATTAACTTGGAAAATAACAAGAACACAAAAAACATTGAAAAAGATGTCCAAAAACAATTAGATAAACAAGCTGCTAAGTTAATTAAGCAACTAAAATCTTTAGGCGTCGATCCTCTCGGGCTAGGAGCAAAATATAAACACCATTATCGCCCATTCAAATTAGAAGAATGGAGACAAATGTATAAAGATGTTCCGGTTCATATAAAATACACCGTGAATATTACAAATTCTGGTGTAATTGAATGA
- a CDS encoding spore germination protein, which produces MIWNWLRKKKKSNTKEKNETGNSEQHPSNQEDDSKQQTRSMKHNKDSNGEQKKEEHKESSQYKQQNKSNQNQQQSAKQDESSQEQQQHSKQDKSEQNQQQDSKQNESSQGQQQHSKQDNAEQDQQQHSKQNNSNQEQQQDSKQNESSQGQQQHSKQDNAEQDQQQHSKQNNSTQEQQQDSKQNESSQGQQQHSKQDESSQGQQQHSKQGDSTQDKQQHSKQNNSNQEQQQDSKQNESSQGQQQHSKQDESSQGQQQQNSKGNSIYDFTKPEKDRIHSLQNLIEKLKKSSDFVNYHTSDDETMPYWISYYRPSLDGEKLQKYLMPTLLERPKASLEELKEHIPMSGITITNDLQKIEDMVLKGHAIVQVNQQDQKCMLANIAIDNYRAPTPPLNESTVIGPQEGFVEDIDTNINLVRKRLPVLDLQTKEMIIGEFSKTKVVMMYLDNLAEKDNVDFLEESLRALEYDQINDSAYIQELMGEKSIFPLYINTERTDRVTKALIDGKIAIFVDGSPSVLLTPVSYFDFFISPEDYNVSWMYATFSRILRLIAVLFSICATPLYVAVLNYHYELIPSDLLETLILSRAQVPFPPLIEALFLELAIDLLREAGARLPMKVGQTLGIVGGIVIGQASVQAGLTSNILLIIVALSALASFITPIYKMGNAVRLLRFPFLAFAEIGGLFGISLGFIFLFTHLFRLTSLRKPYALFYPTRQQSVKDSWIRFPLTMIDTRDVQARPQHVKKAAKGISTKHRSDFDD; this is translated from the coding sequence ATGATTTGGAATTGGCTACGTAAGAAAAAAAAATCAAATACAAAAGAGAAAAACGAAACAGGTAACTCGGAGCAACACCCTAGCAATCAAGAGGATGATAGCAAACAACAGACTAGAAGTATGAAACATAATAAAGATAGCAATGGCGAGCAAAAAAAAGAGGAGCACAAGGAGTCCTCCCAATATAAGCAGCAAAACAAATCGAATCAGAATCAGCAACAAAGTGCTAAACAAGACGAATCTTCTCAAGAGCAACAGCAGCATTCTAAGCAAGACAAATCAGAGCAGAATCAGCAACAAGATTCTAAACAAAACGAATCTTCTCAAGGGCAACAGCAGCATTCTAAACAAGACAACGCGGAGCAAGATCAACAGCAACATTCTAAACAAAACAACTCGAATCAGGAACAGCAACAAGATTCTAAACAAAACGAATCTTCTCAAGGGCAACAGCAACATTCTAAACAAGACAACGCGGAGCAAGATCAACAGCAACATTCTAAACAAAACAACTCGACTCAGGAACAGCAACAAGATTCTAAACAAAACGAATCTTCTCAAGGGCAACAGCAACACTCTAAGCAAGACGAATCTTCTCAAGGGCAACAGCAACACTCTAAACAAGGTGACTCGACTCAAGATAAACAGCAACACTCTAAACAAAACAACTCGAATCAGGAACAGCAACAAGATTCTAAACAAAACGAATCTTCTCAAGGGCAACAGCAACACTCTAAGCAAGACGAATCTTCTCAAGGGCAACAGCAGCAAAACTCTAAAGGTAATAGTATTTATGATTTTACAAAACCAGAAAAAGACCGTATTCATTCTCTACAAAATTTAATAGAGAAGCTGAAAAAGTCTAGTGATTTTGTTAATTACCATACATCTGACGATGAAACGATGCCTTATTGGATTTCTTACTATCGTCCTTCACTTGATGGTGAGAAATTGCAAAAGTACTTAATGCCTACTCTTTTGGAACGACCTAAGGCTTCACTAGAAGAACTGAAAGAACATATTCCGATGAGCGGCATTACAATTACGAACGATTTACAAAAAATTGAGGACATGGTTTTAAAGGGGCATGCGATTGTTCAAGTAAATCAACAAGATCAAAAATGTATGCTCGCAAATATCGCAATTGATAATTATCGTGCGCCAACTCCTCCTTTAAACGAATCGACCGTTATAGGTCCTCAGGAAGGTTTCGTAGAGGATATTGATACAAATATTAATTTAGTTCGAAAACGTCTTCCTGTTTTAGATTTACAAACAAAAGAGATGATTATCGGCGAGTTTTCAAAAACAAAAGTTGTCATGATGTATTTAGATAACCTCGCTGAAAAAGATAATGTAGATTTTCTCGAGGAATCATTACGTGCTCTTGAATATGATCAAATTAATGATAGTGCTTATATACAAGAATTAATGGGTGAAAAGTCGATTTTCCCTCTCTATATCAATACAGAACGCACTGATAGAGTTACAAAAGCACTAATAGATGGAAAAATCGCTATTTTTGTGGATGGTTCCCCAAGTGTCCTACTAACACCTGTATCCTATTTCGATTTTTTCATTTCCCCAGAAGACTATAATGTCTCCTGGATGTACGCTACATTTTCAAGGATTTTAAGATTAATTGCCGTTCTATTTTCAATTTGCGCTACACCGTTATACGTTGCAGTTTTAAATTATCATTATGAACTTATTCCAAGTGATTTACTTGAAACTTTGATTTTATCAAGGGCACAAGTACCGTTCCCACCATTAATTGAAGCACTATTTTTAGAACTTGCAATCGACTTACTGAGGGAAGCTGGCGCGAGGTTACCGATGAAAGTTGGTCAAACACTCGGTATTGTAGGCGGTATCGTAATTGGACAAGCATCTGTACAAGCTGGTTTAACGAGTAACATTTTATTAATTATCGTTGCCTTATCAGCACTCGCTTCCTTTATTACACCTATTTATAAAATGGGTAATGCAGTTCGATTACTACGTTTCCCGTTTCTAGCATTCGCAGAAATAGGAGGGCTCTTCGGTATCTCTCTTGGATTTATCTTTTTATTTACTCATCTTTTTAGACTTACTTCCTTACGTAAGCCGTACGCTTTGTTTTACCCGACAAGACAACAATCTGTTAAAGATTCTTGGATTCGTTTTCCCTTAACAATGATTGATACAAGGGATGTACAAGCAAGGCCACAGCATGTAAAAAAAGCAGCAAAAGGAATTTCAACAAAACATAGATCGGACTTTGATGATTAA